A portion of the Uloborus diversus isolate 005 unplaced genomic scaffold, Udiv.v.3.1 scaffold_14, whole genome shotgun sequence genome contains these proteins:
- the LOC129232890 gene encoding zinc finger protein 271-like has product MAHVRVHTGEKPYSCEYCSKVFSSNSVLKTHRRVHTGEKPYTCDHCSKSFSLPSTLKIHKRIHTGERPYSCEHCSKAFTQSSHLMAHMSLHTGEKPYSCKQCLKAFTRSSHLRKHMRVHTDENPFSCEVCSKSFSRLSDLKMHKRVHTGEKPYSCEHCSKAFTRSSHLLSHVIVHTGEKPYSCEYCSRAFSRPSILKIHKRVHTGEKPYSCEHCSKAFTQSSSLMAHMSLHTGEKPYSCEYCSRAFSRPSILKIHKRVHTGEKPYSCEQCSKAFTQSSHLYAHMSLHCPSLNTGEKPYSCEYCSRAFSRPSILEIHKRVHTGEKPYSCEHCSKTFSRPSTLKIHKRVHTGEKPYSCEHCLKAFTQSSSLMAHMSLHTGEKPNTYTA; this is encoded by the exons ATGGCACATGTAAGAGTCCATACAGGTGAAAAACCATATTCGTGTGAATATTGCTCGAAGGTATTTTCTTCCAATTCAGTTTTAAAGACGCATAGGAGAGTCCACACTGGCGAGAAACCTTATACATGTGATCATTGTTCCAAGTCATTTTCTCTCCCTTCGACTCTTAAGATACATAAAAGAATACACACTGGCGAAAGGCCATATTCGTGCGAACATTGTTCGAAGGCATTCACTCAATCTTCACATCTAATGGCACACATGAGtctccatactggtgaaaagccgtATTCGTGCAAACAGTGTTTGAAGGCATTCACTCGATCTTCACATTTAAGGAAACACATGAGAGTTCACACTGACGAAAATCCTTTTTCATGTGAGGTTTGTTCTAAGTCATTTTCTAGACTTTCAGATCTTAAGATGCATAAAAGAGTACACACTGGCGAAAAGCCATATTCGTGCGAACATTGTTCGAAAGCATTCACTCGATCTTCACATCTATTGTCACACGTGATtgttcatactggtgaaaaaccgtattcttgtgaatattgttcaagggCATTTTCTCGCCCTTCAATTCTTAAGATACATAAAAGAGTACACACTGGCGAAAAGCCATATTCGTGCGAACATTGTTCGAAGGCATTCACTCAATCTTCAAGTCTAATGGCACACATGAGtctccatactggtgaaaaaccgtattcttgtgaatattgttcaagggCATTTTCTCGCCCTTCAATTCTTAAGATACATAAAAGAGTACACACTGGCGAAAAGCCATATTCGTGCGAACAGTGTTCGAAGGCATTCACTCAATCTTCACATCTATATGCACACATGAGTCTCCATTGTCCAAGTCTGAATACTggtgaaaaaccgtattcttgtgaatattgttcaagggCATTTTCTCGCCCTTCAATTCTTGAGATACATAAAAGAGTACACACTGGCGAAAAGCCATATTCGTGCGAACATTGTTCGAAA ACATTTTCTCGCCCTTCAACTCTTAAGATACATAAAAGAGTACACACTGGCGAAAAGCCATATTCGTGCGAACATTGTTTGAAGGCATTCACTCAATCTTCAAGTCTAATGGCACACATGAGtctccatactggtgaaaaacc CAACacttatactgcttga